Proteins from a genomic interval of Lolium perenne isolate Kyuss_39 chromosome 1, Kyuss_2.0, whole genome shotgun sequence:
- the LOC127329916 gene encoding BTB/POZ and MATH domain-containing protein 5-like, translating into MSGAGHGGLSRSATRVVAKEANGFHLLRIDGYSQTKTVLPGQKLSSHPFSVGGHTWRVDYYPNGRDVSADHNAISVYLQLASSHPQPVQARYKFSLLDDSGNPAYELPAEKGSFVGAPVVNRYPNGITRAVGTLNNGGEEEQGPGCGHEEFIKKDDLERREHLVRDDSIVVRCDVGVTQFVNSVLAQDDLVNNAWGDEEEGYDQYDAQGMYAPPPRMYGGRGRHQRRHRADDNEYINWCLSQRNH; encoded by the coding sequence ATGTCCGGCGCCGGCCATGGTGGTCTATCCCGGTCGGCCACGAGGGTGGTGGCCAAGGAGGCGAACGGGTTCCACCTTCTGCGCATCGATGGCTACTCGCAGACCAAGACGGTCCTCCCCGGCCAGAAGCTCTCCTCCCACCCGTTCAGCGTTGGCGGCCACACCTGGCGCGTCGACTACTACCCCAACGGCCGCGACGTCTCGGCGGATCACAACGCCATCTCCGTCTACCTCCAGCTCGCCAGCAGCCACCCGCAGCCCGTCCAGGCGCGGTACAAGTTCAGCCTGCTAGACGACAGCGGCAACCCCGCCTACGAGCTCCCCGCCGAGAAGGGATCCTTCGTCGGCGCCCCCGTGGTCAACCGCTACCCCAACGGCATCACGAGAGCGGTGGGCACGTTGAAcaacggcggcgaggaggagcaGGGGCCAGGGTGCGGCCACGAGGAGTTCATCAAGAAGGACGATCTGGAGAGGCGCGAGCACCTGGTCCGCGATGACAGCATCGTGGTCCGCTGCGACGTGGGCGTCACGCAGTTCGTTAACTCGGTTCTGGCGCAGGACGATCTGGTGAACAACGCATGGGGAGACGAGGAGGAGGGCTACGATCAGTACGACGCACAAGGGATGTATGCACCACCACCACGTATGTACGGTGGCCGCGGCCGTCATCAGCGCAGACATCGAGCGGACGACAACGAATACATCAATTGGTGTTTGTCCCAACGCAATCATTAG